A region from the uncultured Draconibacterium sp. genome encodes:
- a CDS encoding RagB/SusD family nutrient uptake outer membrane protein has translation MKNINRLLVIFVFAALFVSCNEDYLDRPPLDKISSEAVAQSEGYAEAYLWEIYAFMPNGFCRTSGHNMGGYGGTSMIDQSTGIAVSKSGWIETQNVITPGKMSPTNNPYNNWKQLYQSIYKANNLIEILDAGVEFDADVAARIKAEARFVRAFQYFDLARRWGDVPLITETQSAENIEDVLVARTPVADVYAFIDTEYAAIAEILPSAKDLPDSELGRATKEACWAFNGRAQLFAKNYARAAEMSKKVMQSGAYQLADDYEALFSDHGGNKEVIWELLFNGAEKGNGIDMVGLPFTYRADWGAQINPTQEFIDEYEMKDGSKFDWDNPEHAAAPYENRDSRFSATILHHGSPFKGRDLDVLCKWDADLGKYVGVGGDAPLRTGLHTISGYYVRKFMDPTAPFGINFGEGKQSWKEMRLAEVLLNYAEAQNEIAGPDASVYDAINQVRVRAGQPELPSGLSKEEMVEKIRHEKLIELALEGHRFWDIRRWGIAKDLLHEKYWTGMMVYENEDGTFGYHKYPMDFRPKQIFLDKHYLFPIPQGEMEKNPNLAQNPGY, from the coding sequence ATGAAAAATATAAATAGACTGTTAGTTATTTTTGTTTTTGCTGCACTGTTTGTTTCGTGCAACGAAGATTATCTCGACAGACCGCCACTTGATAAAATCTCGAGTGAAGCTGTTGCTCAAAGTGAAGGATATGCTGAGGCATATTTGTGGGAAATTTACGCATTCATGCCCAATGGTTTTTGCCGTACCAGCGGCCATAATATGGGTGGATACGGAGGAACTTCAATGATTGATCAAAGTACCGGAATCGCTGTTTCTAAATCGGGTTGGATTGAAACACAGAACGTTATTACACCCGGGAAAATGAGTCCAACTAATAATCCTTATAACAATTGGAAACAGTTGTACCAAAGTATTTATAAAGCCAATAATCTAATTGAAATTTTAGATGCCGGGGTAGAATTTGATGCAGATGTGGCAGCAAGAATAAAAGCAGAGGCTCGATTTGTAAGAGCTTTTCAATATTTCGATTTAGCCAGAAGATGGGGTGACGTACCTCTTATTACCGAAACGCAGAGTGCCGAAAACATTGAGGATGTTTTGGTAGCCAGAACACCGGTAGCTGATGTTTATGCATTTATTGACACTGAATACGCAGCAATTGCAGAAATACTTCCTTCTGCTAAAGATTTGCCGGATTCGGAATTAGGAAGAGCTACGAAAGAAGCTTGTTGGGCTTTTAATGGAAGAGCACAGTTGTTTGCCAAAAATTATGCGCGCGCTGCCGAAATGAGTAAAAAAGTTATGCAGTCGGGAGCTTATCAATTAGCTGATGATTATGAAGCGCTTTTCTCCGATCACGGAGGTAACAAAGAAGTAATTTGGGAACTTCTGTTTAACGGAGCTGAAAAAGGAAATGGAATTGACATGGTTGGTTTACCATTTACTTATCGTGCCGACTGGGGTGCGCAAATAAACCCAACACAGGAGTTTATTGATGAGTATGAAATGAAGGATGGTTCTAAATTCGATTGGGATAATCCTGAACATGCTGCTGCTCCATACGAAAATCGCGATAGTCGCTTTAGTGCTACAATTTTACATCATGGTTCTCCTTTCAAAGGTAGAGATTTGGATGTTTTGTGTAAATGGGATGCTGATTTAGGTAAGTATGTTGGTGTAGGAGGCGATGCTCCTTTACGAACAGGTTTGCATACCATTTCGGGTTACTATGTGCGTAAGTTTATGGATCCAACTGCTCCTTTCGGAATCAATTTCGGAGAAGGAAAACAAAGTTGGAAAGAGATGCGTTTGGCCGAAGTTTTATTAAACTATGCCGAAGCTCAAAATGAAATTGCAGGTCCTGATGCTTCTGTTTATGACGCAATAAATCAAGTTCGTGTGCGTGCCGGGCAACCTGAGCTACCAAGTGGTTTAAGCAAAGAAGAAATGGTTGAGAAAATACGTCATGAAAAACTGATTGAATTGGCATTGGAAGGTCATCGTTTTTGGGACATAAGAAGATGGGGCATTGCCAAAGACTTGTTACACGAGAAATACTGGACAGGTATGATGGTTTATGAAAATGAGGATGGCACCTTTGGCTACCATAAATACCCAATGGATTTTCGTCCTAAACAGATTTTCTTAGACAAACATTATTTATTCCCTATTCCACAAGGGGAAATGGAAAAAAATCCTAACCTGGCTCAGAATCCAGGCTATTAA
- a CDS encoding sulfatase, producing MTKPTKKKRMKHVVPNRKIITLIFVTIIVLTAFLSSCTQSEKNCNPAPNILFCIADDASWQHFGAYGCDWVKTPGFDRVAESGLLFQNAYTPNAKCAPSRSCIITGLNSWQLKAAANHVPFFPQEFHSYVEILSENGFLVGTTGKGWAPGKALDKEGKNRELTGKFYNYIKLTPPTKLISDIDYTANFKSFLKERKDKQPFCFWYGGIEPHRFYEYGSGAKIGGKDIKEIDEVPAFWPDVDTVRNDLLDYAFEIEHFDAHLTKMLHHLNDIGELENTIVIVTADNGMPFPRVKGQVYEYSNHLPLAIMWPKGIKNPGRKIRDHVNFIDFAPTFLEIAGINFSKSKMQKMEGRSLTEIFNSEKEGQVIPERDFVLVGKERHDLGRPGDTGYPVRGIFKNNMLYLHNYHIDRWPAGNPETGYLNCDGGATKSYILNQRRHSAEMKYWELNFGKRTSEELYDIKADPYCMNNLIDNPDYASQAATLKNEMKEKLTQQNDPRILGNGKVFMSYPYAEDNRGMYEKLMAGEEVNTGWVYDSDFELDFVENNKK from the coding sequence ATGACTAAACCAACAAAAAAGAAAAGAATGAAGCATGTTGTTCCAAACCGTAAAATTATCACTCTCATTTTTGTAACAATTATAGTGTTAACTGCCTTTCTATCGTCATGCACTCAATCTGAAAAGAATTGTAATCCAGCACCTAATATCCTTTTTTGTATAGCCGACGATGCCTCGTGGCAACATTTCGGCGCTTATGGCTGCGATTGGGTAAAAACACCGGGTTTCGATCGGGTAGCAGAATCGGGGCTTCTGTTTCAAAATGCCTATACTCCAAATGCTAAATGTGCACCATCACGTTCGTGTATTATTACCGGCCTGAACAGCTGGCAGTTAAAAGCGGCCGCTAACCATGTTCCTTTTTTTCCACAAGAATTCCATTCCTACGTTGAAATACTAAGCGAAAATGGGTTTCTTGTGGGAACAACTGGCAAAGGTTGGGCTCCCGGGAAAGCACTGGATAAGGAAGGTAAAAATAGAGAGTTGACTGGAAAATTCTACAACTATATAAAGTTAACTCCTCCAACCAAATTAATCAGCGACATTGATTACACTGCAAACTTTAAAAGCTTCCTGAAAGAGAGAAAAGATAAACAACCCTTCTGTTTTTGGTATGGCGGAATAGAGCCACATAGGTTTTATGAATATGGCTCAGGTGCTAAAATCGGTGGAAAAGATATAAAAGAAATAGATGAAGTTCCAGCTTTTTGGCCCGACGTCGATACCGTAAGAAACGACTTGCTTGATTATGCTTTCGAAATTGAACACTTCGATGCTCATCTTACAAAGATGCTTCATCATCTCAACGATATTGGTGAACTGGAAAATACCATTGTAATTGTAACTGCCGATAACGGAATGCCTTTCCCACGTGTAAAAGGACAAGTGTATGAATACTCCAATCATTTACCCTTGGCAATTATGTGGCCCAAAGGCATAAAAAATCCGGGAAGAAAAATTCGAGACCATGTAAATTTTATCGACTTTGCACCAACCTTTCTTGAAATAGCGGGTATCAATTTCTCGAAATCGAAAATGCAAAAAATGGAGGGAAGAAGTTTAACAGAAATATTTAATTCTGAAAAAGAAGGACAGGTGATTCCCGAACGCGATTTTGTTTTGGTGGGTAAAGAACGCCATGACCTTGGCAGACCCGGAGATACCGGTTACCCTGTTCGGGGGATTTTCAAAAATAATATGCTTTATCTTCATAACTACCATATTGACCGCTGGCCTGCAGGAAATCCTGAAACCGGCTATTTGAATTGCGACGGAGGCGCGACCAAGTCCTATATTCTAAACCAACGTCGTCATTCAGCTGAAATGAAATATTGGGAATTAAATTTTGGGAAACGAACCAGTGAAGAGTTGTACGATATAAAAGCTGATCCCTATTGTATGAATAACCTCATTGATAATCCTGATTATGCATCGCAAGCAGCCACATTAAAAAACGAAATGAAAGAAAAGCTCACACAACAAAACGATCCACGCATTCTAGGTAATGGTAAAGTTTTTATGAGCTATCCTTATGCGGAAGATAACAGGGGGATGTACGAGAAACTAATGGCTGGCGAAGAGGTAAATACCGGCTGGGTTTACGATAGCGATTTTGAACTGGATTTTGTAGAAAACAATAAAAAATAA
- a CDS encoding glycoside hydrolase family 31 protein codes for MKALSLIVLALVLFGFNTVAKDKKPIQKLWWAGITSQGQLMPITKTYQANFIGDTYGNQVQPLLLSNHGELVWSEKPFSFKIENGEVKIQEAKGEIIKKKVGNNLRSAYLYASQNYFPPQGVLPDELLFSSPQYNTWIELMYDQNQEDILKYAHDIIDNGFPPGVLMIDDNWQEDYGKWDFHPGRFPNPKAMMDELHDLGFKVMMWVCPFVSPDCDVYRDLASKGAFLINADKVPQNSTMPTNIGGKDKPEIVGWWNGFSAVLDLSQPVAEEWFKAQLDYLQDEYGVDGFKLDAGDAEYYTKGVSASKVSANEQSSLFGKIGLDYPLNEYRAVWKLGGQPLVQRLRDKAHNWPDLRKLVPSMLLQGIMGYYFNCPDMIGGGEFTSFLNGATIDQELIVRSAQCHALMPMMQFSVAPWRILDEEHFAAVKAVVEVRQEFSDYILEEARKTAKTGEPIIRSLEYAYPGNKYGLVNQQFLIGDKLLVAPVVEKGVTEHKVFLPEGKWKAWNGKVFKGNKEITVSVSLSDLPYFEKL; via the coding sequence ATGAAAGCATTGAGTTTAATAGTGTTGGCGTTGGTTTTGTTTGGTTTCAATACGGTTGCAAAAGATAAAAAACCTATACAAAAACTCTGGTGGGCTGGTATCACTTCTCAAGGGCAGCTAATGCCAATAACCAAAACATACCAAGCAAACTTTATTGGCGACACATACGGAAACCAGGTTCAACCTTTGTTGTTGTCGAACCATGGAGAATTAGTTTGGAGTGAAAAACCTTTTTCTTTTAAAATTGAAAATGGTGAAGTGAAAATCCAGGAGGCAAAAGGAGAAATAATAAAAAAGAAGGTTGGTAATAATCTGCGAAGTGCTTATTTGTACGCTTCTCAAAATTATTTCCCTCCACAAGGGGTTTTACCCGATGAATTGTTGTTTTCATCGCCCCAATACAACACCTGGATTGAGTTGATGTACGACCAGAATCAGGAAGATATTCTGAAATATGCACACGATATCATCGACAATGGTTTTCCTCCGGGTGTGTTAATGATCGACGATAACTGGCAGGAAGATTATGGGAAATGGGATTTTCATCCGGGGCGTTTCCCAAATCCAAAAGCAATGATGGATGAGCTGCATGATCTAGGCTTTAAAGTAATGATGTGGGTTTGTCCGTTTGTAAGTCCCGATTGCGATGTGTATCGCGATTTGGCTTCAAAGGGTGCCTTTCTGATAAATGCCGATAAAGTTCCACAAAATTCAACCATGCCAACTAATATAGGTGGTAAAGATAAACCTGAGATTGTTGGGTGGTGGAATGGTTTTAGTGCTGTACTCGATTTGTCGCAACCAGTTGCGGAAGAATGGTTTAAAGCTCAATTAGATTATTTGCAAGATGAATACGGAGTTGACGGATTTAAATTAGATGCCGGCGATGCAGAATATTACACCAAAGGTGTTAGCGCAAGCAAAGTTTCTGCCAATGAGCAATCATCTTTATTTGGTAAAATAGGACTGGATTATCCATTAAACGAATACCGGGCAGTTTGGAAACTGGGAGGACAACCACTGGTTCAGCGCCTTCGCGATAAGGCACACAATTGGCCCGATTTAAGAAAACTGGTTCCATCCATGCTTCTTCAGGGAATAATGGGCTATTACTTTAATTGCCCCGATATGATCGGTGGAGGCGAATTCACTTCTTTCCTTAACGGCGCAACCATCGACCAGGAACTGATTGTACGATCGGCACAGTGCCATGCCTTAATGCCAATGATGCAGTTTTCTGTAGCTCCATGGCGAATTTTAGACGAAGAGCATTTTGCAGCGGTAAAAGCTGTTGTTGAGGTAAGACAGGAATTCAGTGATTATATTTTGGAAGAAGCTAGAAAAACAGCAAAAACAGGTGAACCAATCATTCGTTCGCTTGAATATGCTTACCCGGGGAATAAATATGGTTTGGTGAATCAACAGTTTTTAATTGGTGATAAACTACTGGTAGCACCTGTTGTAGAAAAGGGTGTAACAGAACACAAGGTTTTTCTTCCCGAGGGAAAATGGAAAGCATGGAATGGGAAAGTGTTCAAAGGAAATAAAGAAATTAC